A window from Montipora capricornis isolate CH-2021 chromosome 7, ASM3666992v2, whole genome shotgun sequence encodes these proteins:
- the LOC138055976 gene encoding uncharacterized protein, whose translation MIQHRLTSGRRADPPNKAKVFANLVMNSQINSALRYLSDVDGGGILPLTDDVMNQLKEKHPPAQEAQLGSLLFGPVLDIPDVVYQKIDGEMVREAALRTKGSGGPCGVDALGFRRILSSRSFKQSSAQLCDAIAKMARRLCTQYIDPSSIEALLANRLLPLDKGEGAVRPIGVGEVLRRIIGKCVIRVTKPEVIDACAGLQCGSEAAIYALRNIFDADETDAVFLVDASNAFNALNRAAALHNVRISCPTIATYAINTYRFPARLFILGGKELTSAEGTTQGDPLAMSLYAISVQPLISILQNSSETRQCWFADDATGSGSLKDIKKWWNALLKHGPDLGFFPNAMKCWRITKPDKEVAGRILFDGTAINVTARGHRHLGAALGSREYLEEYVSQKVEDWVAQVAQLAEFAKSQPQASYAAFIFCLRHTWTYFQRTLPDIDELLEPLERAIADSLIPSITNHNCSNDERNLLSLPVRFDGMGITNPKEDAASQYISSVVSTIHLTERIAAQVHNPSDAEDVRSSISHSRKEKNDQFTAKSAAVKNYLPESTRRAVDLATEKGTSSWLTAIPIKDLGFDLNKAQFWDAIKLRYDWEITDLPSVCVCGEAFSVDHAMICRRRGFMIQRHNELRERKCWIWSVDGRNFRKRSQHCS comes from the coding sequence ATGATACAGCATCGGTTGACCAGTGGGCGTAGGGCAGATCCACCCAATAAAGCAAAAGTGTTTGCCAACCTTGTCATGAATAGCCAAATCAACTCTGCTCTACGATACCTTAGTGATGTAGACGGTGGTGGAATTCTCCCCTTGACCGATGATGTCATGAATCAGCTCAAAGAAAAGCACCCTCCGGCACAGGAAGCCCAACTTGGTTCTCTGCTTTTTGGACCAGTCCTAGATATACCAGACGTGGTATATCAAAAGATCGACGGTGAAATGGTCAGAGAAGCTGCACTCAGGACAAAAGGCTCTGGGGGTCCGTGCGGTGTAGACGCTTTAGGCTTCAGGCGAATACTCTCATCAAGATCCTTCAAACAGTCTTCAGCTCAACTGTGtgacgcaattgctaaaatggcTAGACGCCTTTGCACACAATACATCGACCCAAGTAGCATTGAGGCCCTATTGGCCAATCGACTTCTTCCGCTGGACAAAGGCGAGGGAGCTGTCAGGCCAATAGGGGTTGGAGAAGTACTAAGGCGAATAATAGGAAAGTGCGTTATACGGGTTACTAAACCAGAAGTCATCGATGCCTGTGCAGGTCTTCAATGTGGTAGCGAAGCAGCAATATATGCATTGAGAAATATCTTTGATGCTGACGAAACTGACGCCGTCTTCCTTGTGGATGCATCAAATGCTTTCAATGCTTTGAATAGAGCTGCTGCTCTACATAACGTGAGAATATCTTGTCCAACTATAGCGACATATGCTATAAATACTTACCGCTTTCCAGCAAGACTCTTCATATTGGGCGGGAAAGAACTAACTTCCGCCGAGGGAACCACGCAAGGAGACCCGCTCGCGATGAGCTTGTATGCTATCAGTGTACAACCGCTTATCTCTATTCTACAGAACTCGAGTGAGACTAGGCAATGCTGGTTTGCTGATGATGCCACAGGGAGTGGCTCACTGAAGGATATCAAGAAATGGTGGAATGCATTACTAAAACATGGCCCTGATCTGGGCTTCTTTCCCAATGCCATGAAGTGCTGGCGTATAACCAAGCCAGACAAAGAAGTTGCAGGTCGTATCTTGTTTGATGGGACGGCGATTAATGTGACCGCTCGGGGCCACAGACATCTCGGTGCCGCCCTGGGATCTAGAGAGTACTTGGAAGAGTACGTAAGCCAGAAAGTCGAGGACTGGGTTGCCCAGGTAGCGCAACTCGCAGAGTTTGCCAAATCACAGCCACAGGCGAGCTACGcagcttttattttttgtttgcgACATACGTGGACGTATTTCCAAAGAACGCTCCCTGACATTGATGAGCTACTGGAACCTCTTGAGCGTGCCATTGCTGACTCCCTGATACCATCTATCACCAACCACAACTGCTCGAATGACGAAAGAAACCTGTTATCCCTTCCCGTACGATTTGATGGAATGGGGATAACCAACCCCAAAGAAGATGCAGCCTCACAGTATATATCATCTGTCGTCTCAACTATACATCTTACTGAGAGGATAGCTGCTCAAGTACATAACCCATCAGATGCAGAGGACGTGAGGTCATCTATTTCTCATTCACGAAAGGAGAAGAACGATCAATTCACGGCAAAATCGGCGGCAGTTAAGAACTATCTACCTGAGAGCACTAGACGTGCTGTTGACCTCGCGACGGAGAAAGGCACATCGAGTTGGCTGACTGCCATTCCAATAAAAGATCTTGGTTTCGACCTAAATAAAGCTCAGTTTTGGGATGCCATAAAGCTACGGTATGACTGGGAAATAACTGATCTACCCTCTGTATGTGTTTGTGGAGAAGCGTTCAGTGTTGACCATGCGATGATCTGCCGACGAAGAGGTTTTATGATCCAGAGACACAATGAACTGAGAGAGAGAAAATGTTGGATATGGTCTGTTGACGGGAGAAACTTTAGAAAGAGGAGCCAACACTGCTCCTGA